In Dyadobacter sp. NIV53, a single window of DNA contains:
- a CDS encoding transglutaminase family protein, translating into MTGKSVITYSVYAATNVTTMLRPRRQDGQSVIKEGFEINPSVEFSEYTDLYGNPCQRFVLPVGQVTISTEVQAQVNVTKPIPNPVPAYIPIGDLPDEVMHYILPSRYCQSDLPEISKLAMEIAGNFVPGYDQVEEIRKWIHNNVKYQYGITDSTTTALDLAQNRIGVCRDFTHLAIALCRSLSIPTRMTVGYLDKLQEMDLHAWFEVFIGNQWYTFDAVQEFTEGYRIEIAHGRDAADVAMVTQYGNATLDSLHVEVHLLDPEPVK; encoded by the coding sequence ATGACAGGAAAAAGCGTAATCACCTACAGCGTGTACGCAGCAACCAACGTAACTACAATGCTACGCCCACGCCGTCAGGATGGCCAATCGGTGATAAAGGAAGGATTTGAGATCAATCCATCCGTTGAATTTTCTGAATATACCGACCTTTATGGAAACCCTTGCCAGCGCTTTGTTTTACCTGTTGGGCAGGTAACGATTTCTACGGAAGTGCAGGCTCAGGTGAATGTTACCAAGCCTATACCTAATCCGGTTCCTGCGTACATTCCAATTGGAGACCTGCCCGATGAAGTGATGCATTACATACTTCCAAGCAGGTATTGTCAGTCGGATTTACCCGAAATTAGCAAACTGGCCATGGAAATTGCCGGTAATTTTGTACCAGGCTACGACCAGGTTGAAGAGATCAGGAAATGGATACATAATAATGTGAAGTATCAGTACGGTATTACTGATTCGACAACTACTGCGCTTGACCTCGCTCAGAATCGAATTGGTGTTTGCCGTGACTTTACACATTTGGCTATTGCACTTTGCCGCAGCCTGAGCATTCCCACACGTATGACTGTCGGTTATCTGGACAAACTTCAGGAAATGGACTTGCATGCGTGGTTTGAAGTATTTATTGGTAATCAATGGTATACTTTCGACGCAGTTCAGGAATTTACCGAAGGATACCGGATCGAAATTGCGCATGGACGTGACGCAGCTGATGTAGCTATGGTTACACAGTATGGAAATGCAACCCTGGATTCGCTTCACGTAGAAGTTCATCTCCTGGACCCGGAGCCGGTTAAATAA
- a CDS encoding alpha-amylase translates to MDNYTMLQFFEWYYPADGSLWNHFKNEAERLKSIGIDTVWLPPAHKGMAGGKSSGYDSYDLYDLGEFDQKGSVRTKYGTKTELIDAIAAGKLAGLQVYVDIVLNHMGGADEKELVTVKKVEPENRNEFISEPFDIEAYTKFTFPGRAGKYSDFVWDFQCFSGVDYNASNQETAIYSIQNQYGEGWQDVLDLENGNYDYLMLSDIEFRNPHVREELLRWGEWFYETVGFDGFRLDAIKHMDPEFYIEWLDHLRNKYKKEFYTVGEYWAPYDLQSMLDYIEATGSRVSLFDAPLQANFFRASKENSDYNLSTILDNTLVQSCPQLAVTLVENHDTQPLQSLEQTVEFWFRPLAYAIILFRQDGYPCMFYTDLYGAKYEDEGNDGENHEITLNKLDQIEVMLSARKHQAYGRQNDYFDQMNCIGWTREGDDAHEKSGCAVIISNGEDGSKVMNAGVRNANKIYVDYLGHVQDEVMIGEDGSAEFKVKGRSVSVWAEKNHKIVIIKYIIYLSCHLLCSLSGMGFLEGYIIKQTDY, encoded by the coding sequence ATGGATAATTATACAATGCTTCAATTTTTTGAATGGTATTACCCGGCTGACGGAAGTTTGTGGAACCATTTTAAAAATGAAGCTGAAAGGCTCAAATCTATCGGGATCGATACGGTTTGGCTTCCGCCTGCACACAAAGGAATGGCAGGGGGCAAGTCTTCCGGTTATGATTCTTATGATCTTTACGACTTAGGAGAATTTGACCAAAAAGGGTCAGTCAGAACAAAATATGGCACCAAAACAGAATTGATCGATGCTATTGCAGCCGGGAAACTGGCTGGTTTGCAGGTTTATGTTGACATCGTCTTAAACCACATGGGTGGAGCAGATGAAAAAGAATTAGTAACGGTCAAAAAAGTAGAACCTGAAAACAGGAACGAATTTATCAGTGAACCTTTTGACATAGAGGCTTATACCAAATTTACATTTCCGGGAAGGGCAGGGAAGTACTCCGATTTTGTCTGGGACTTTCAATGTTTCTCAGGAGTGGATTATAATGCCAGTAATCAGGAAACTGCCATTTATAGTATCCAGAACCAATATGGTGAAGGCTGGCAGGATGTGCTGGACCTGGAAAACGGGAATTATGATTACCTGATGCTGTCCGATATAGAATTCAGGAACCCGCACGTACGAGAAGAACTTTTGCGCTGGGGAGAATGGTTTTATGAAACCGTTGGATTTGATGGTTTCAGGTTGGATGCGATCAAACACATGGATCCGGAATTTTATATAGAGTGGCTGGATCACCTCCGGAATAAATATAAAAAAGAGTTTTATACTGTAGGAGAATACTGGGCACCTTATGATCTGCAATCTATGCTCGATTATATTGAAGCAACCGGCAGCCGTGTTTCGTTGTTTGATGCACCTTTACAAGCTAATTTTTTCCGGGCGTCCAAAGAAAATAGTGATTATAACCTGAGTACAATCCTGGATAATACGCTTGTTCAGAGCTGTCCGCAGCTTGCCGTGACACTCGTTGAAAACCACGACACACAGCCGCTGCAATCCCTGGAACAGACTGTGGAATTCTGGTTCAGGCCCTTGGCTTATGCAATTATACTGTTCCGCCAGGACGGCTATCCATGTATGTTTTACACTGATCTGTATGGAGCCAAATATGAAGATGAAGGCAATGATGGCGAGAATCATGAAATAACACTCAACAAACTGGATCAGATTGAGGTGATGTTAAGTGCGAGAAAACACCAGGCCTATGGAAGACAGAATGACTATTTTGATCAAATGAACTGTATTGGCTGGACAAGGGAAGGCGACGACGCACACGAAAAATCGGGTTGTGCGGTGATCATTTCAAATGGTGAGGACGGATCGAAAGTTATGAATGCGGGGGTACGAAATGCCAATAAAATATACGTTGACTATTTGGGCCACGTTCAAGATGAAGTTATGATTGGTGAGGATGGTTCGGCAGAATTTAAGGTAAAAGGAAGATCCGTTTCTGTATGGGCAGAAAAAAATCATAAGATCGTAATAATAAAATATATAATTTATCTTTCATGTCACTTGCTGTGTTCCCTTTCCGGCATGGGTTTTTTAGAGGGATACATTATCAAACAAACAGATTACTAA
- a CDS encoding M1 family metallopeptidase, with protein MTKNLLLLTSLMFAVLHVQAQTVAEPADSSWTRIYRNSYRRINDLVHTKLEVKFDYEKSYMYGKEWLTLKPHFYPTDSLLLDAKGMDIKEVALFSAAKKTNLKYQYDSLQLKITLDRIYKKNEKYTIYIAYTSKPNELKVKGSAAINDAKGLYFINPKGEDKDKPIQIWTQGETESNSAWMPTIDKPNQKSTEEIYMTVPQKYVTLSNGALISQKKNPDGTRTDYWKMDLPHAPYLFFMGVGDFVIVKDQYKGKEVSYYVEKKYASVARKIFGYTPEMMQFFSQKLGIEYPWNKYAQMVVYDYVSGAMENTTATLHGLYAYQNARDLTDNNGWETTIAHELFHHWFGDLVTAESWSNLTVNESMADFSQTLWMEYKYGKDAGDDENQYGLRNYLSDSAGANKDLVRFRYPDKEDMFDVVSYQKGGRVLQMLRNYVGEEAFFQSLNLYLTTYKFKTGEADQMRLAFEEVTGQDLNWFWNQWYFGSGHPDLKIEYQYDDNVKKATLIVQQMQNTGKIFRLPVAIDIYEGSEKRGTKPGLKIKQTR; from the coding sequence ATGACTAAAAATTTACTCCTTCTGACATCTTTGATGTTTGCTGTTCTGCATGTGCAAGCACAAACGGTAGCTGAACCAGCAGACTCAAGCTGGACCAGGATTTACCGTAACTCCTATCGCAGGATCAATGATCTGGTCCATACAAAACTGGAAGTGAAATTTGATTATGAGAAATCCTATATGTATGGCAAAGAATGGCTCACGCTGAAACCTCATTTTTATCCTACTGATTCCCTCCTGCTGGATGCGAAAGGAATGGATATTAAGGAGGTTGCCTTGTTTAGTGCTGCAAAAAAAACTAATCTAAAATATCAGTACGATAGCCTTCAGCTAAAAATTACGCTCGACAGGATTTACAAGAAAAATGAAAAATATACGATTTATATCGCCTATACGAGTAAACCCAACGAATTGAAAGTTAAAGGAAGTGCAGCAATTAATGATGCAAAGGGTTTGTATTTCATCAATCCGAAGGGCGAGGATAAGGACAAACCCATACAGATATGGACGCAGGGAGAAACTGAAAGCAATAGTGCCTGGATGCCGACGATTGACAAACCCAACCAAAAGTCGACTGAGGAAATATACATGACTGTGCCGCAAAAATATGTGACGCTAAGTAACGGGGCGCTGATCAGCCAGAAGAAGAACCCTGATGGAACCAGAACTGATTACTGGAAAATGGATCTTCCACATGCGCCTTATCTTTTCTTTATGGGCGTTGGGGATTTCGTTATTGTCAAAGACCAGTATAAAGGCAAAGAAGTAAGTTATTACGTAGAAAAAAAGTATGCTTCTGTTGCCCGCAAAATATTTGGTTATACGCCGGAAATGATGCAGTTCTTTTCACAAAAACTTGGAATCGAATATCCATGGAACAAATATGCGCAGATGGTGGTGTACGATTATGTAAGCGGTGCCATGGAAAATACCACTGCAACGCTGCACGGATTATACGCTTATCAGAATGCACGTGACCTGACAGATAACAATGGATGGGAAACCACGATTGCACACGAGTTATTCCATCATTGGTTTGGAGACCTGGTGACGGCAGAAAGCTGGAGTAATTTAACAGTCAATGAATCCATGGCCGATTTCAGCCAGACGTTATGGATGGAATACAAATACGGTAAAGATGCCGGTGACGATGAAAATCAATACGGACTGAGAAATTATTTATCGGATTCAGCAGGTGCAAATAAGGATCTTGTCAGGTTCAGATACCCGGATAAAGAAGATATGTTTGATGTTGTATCCTATCAAAAAGGTGGCAGGGTACTGCAAATGCTTCGAAATTATGTGGGTGAAGAAGCATTTTTTCAATCGTTAAACCTGTATTTAACGACCTATAAATTTAAAACTGGTGAAGCAGACCAGATGCGCCTGGCATTTGAGGAAGTTACGGGGCAGGATTTGAACTGGTTCTGGAACCAATGGTATTTCGGAAGCGGCCATCCCGATCTTAAGATTGAATATCAATACGATGATAATGTAAAGAAAGCAACCCTTATCGTTCAGCAAATGCAGAATACTGGTAAAATTTTCAGGTTGCCGGTTGCAATTGACATTTATGAAGGATCTGAAAAAAGAGGTACAAAACCTGGATTGAAAATAAAACAGACACGCTGA
- a CDS encoding sensor histidine kinase KdpD — MNSADSCLNYGIRAKHMSDRLSYSKGKADALVNIATAMYLKGFPSQSLALFTKALFQYQAGKYDKEVILMTMNSAVLYHDLGDSLNAAKFSRLALEQTEKFAGDSAMSMLYAKYAMLKPYLLADSSDYYLDKGYEIAVDYKDNRAILFIQNLRIEKLLKAGQLKSVLPIILGSLEMARSYQMPYYEILALDSYARYFLLSDKLDNAIKCYEKGFQLTVNNGFSTMKSKMLKALLKAYNKKDDQRNIARINGILIAGLERENKSNKNFVGDYIEFNNIQQKRFEFEVQQQSDQRMIYLLIGFSVIAVITIIYILFLNKNLVVSSMRYKVANQKVIDQNLLLKESDHFKASLISMLAHDFRSPLTTTLGMINVLKDNDFEKGSLDNFYNSLQEEVRNTLLTFDNILDWVKKQYAGYEYKEEELLIHDLMQQAASMHNPTITAKGISLINQVPEHAIINTDKEIIQFINRNLIHNAVKFSPQKGNIFISTSCTDNEIIIAVKDEGCGMSSEQHGQLFKMSSGVLNGSSSQKGAGVALSICKEFIDRLNGRIWSESTLEKGTTLYYALPRGMAM, encoded by the coding sequence ATGAACAGCGCCGATAGCTGCCTCAACTACGGCATACGCGCCAAACACATGTCCGACCGGCTCTCGTATTCCAAAGGCAAGGCCGATGCGCTTGTGAATATTGCAACTGCCATGTATCTGAAAGGCTTTCCCAGTCAGTCACTTGCGTTATTTACAAAAGCATTATTCCAGTATCAGGCAGGTAAATATGATAAAGAAGTTATTCTGATGACGATGAATTCCGCTGTCTTATATCATGATCTGGGTGATAGCTTAAATGCTGCTAAATTCTCACGTTTGGCTTTGGAGCAGACTGAAAAATTCGCTGGTGATTCGGCTATGAGTATGCTCTATGCAAAATATGCCATGCTAAAACCATATTTGTTAGCAGATTCTTCAGACTATTATCTTGATAAAGGCTACGAAATTGCAGTCGATTATAAAGATAACCGGGCGATACTTTTCATTCAGAACCTGCGGATTGAAAAACTGTTAAAGGCCGGACAGCTAAAAAGTGTGCTGCCCATCATACTTGGTTCTTTGGAAATGGCACGGTCATACCAAATGCCTTACTATGAAATACTTGCCCTGGATAGTTATGCGCGGTATTTTCTATTGTCTGATAAACTGGATAATGCTATCAAATGTTACGAAAAAGGTTTTCAGCTTACGGTGAATAATGGATTTAGTACTATGAAGTCTAAAATGCTGAAAGCATTACTAAAAGCATATAACAAAAAAGATGACCAGCGCAATATTGCACGTATAAACGGAATTTTGATTGCCGGCCTGGAACGGGAAAATAAGAGTAACAAAAATTTTGTTGGCGATTATATCGAATTTAACAATATTCAGCAAAAAAGATTTGAGTTTGAGGTACAGCAACAGAGTGACCAGAGAATGATTTATCTGTTAATTGGATTTTCAGTTATTGCAGTAATTACCATTATATACATTCTTTTTCTTAATAAAAATCTGGTTGTCAGCAGTATGAGGTACAAGGTTGCTAACCAGAAAGTGATTGATCAGAATTTGCTTTTGAAGGAATCCGATCATTTTAAGGCAAGCCTTATTTCTATGCTTGCGCACGATTTCCGCTCGCCGCTTACAACCACACTGGGCATGATCAATGTTTTGAAAGATAATGATTTTGAAAAAGGCTCCCTGGATAACTTCTACAATTCTTTACAGGAAGAAGTCCGGAATACATTGCTGACATTTGATAATATACTGGATTGGGTTAAAAAACAGTATGCAGGTTATGAATATAAAGAGGAGGAGCTGCTGATCCATGACCTGATGCAACAGGCCGCTTCCATGCACAACCCGACAATAACAGCCAAAGGAATATCACTGATCAACCAGGTTCCTGAACATGCTATTATCAATACGGATAAAGAAATCATTCAGTTTATCAACCGAAACCTTATTCATAATGCTGTAAAGTTTTCACCTCAGAAAGGTAATATTTTTATCAGCACCAGTTGTACCGACAATGAGATTATAATTGCCGTGAAAGATGAAGGCTGTGGTATGAGTTCAGAACAGCACGGGCAGCTGTTTAAAATGAGTTCCGGTGTATTAAATGGCAGTTCATCTCAAAAAGGAGCAGGAGTAGCCCTTTCGATTTGTAAAGAATTTATTGACAGGTTAAATGGAAGAATCTGGTCTGAAAGTACGCTGGAAAAAGGGACAACCCTGTATTATGCTTTACCAAGGGGAATGGCGATGTGA
- a CDS encoding RNA polymerase sigma factor has protein sequence MLKNRIYSQDELAVALKCNDINAFEYFYDRYAAALYGVILRIVHDEQATDLLFQESFLEVYENIRNHDSGKCTIFTWALSIFKRKAMDYHQLVLA, from the coding sequence ATGTTAAAAAACAGAATATATAGTCAGGATGAGCTGGCAGTAGCCCTGAAATGCAATGACATTAATGCATTTGAATATTTCTATGATCGGTATGCTGCTGCTTTGTACGGTGTCATTTTGAGAATTGTACACGACGAGCAGGCGACAGATTTATTATTCCAGGAGTCCTTTCTCGAAGTTTATGAAAATATCAGGAATCATGATTCAGGCAAATGCACCATTTTTACCTGGGCCCTGTCCATTTTTAAAAGGAAAGCAATGGACTACCACCAGTTAGTACTTGCGTAA